The following are encoded together in the Oreochromis niloticus isolate F11D_XX linkage group LG12, O_niloticus_UMD_NMBU, whole genome shotgun sequence genome:
- the tal2 gene encoding T-cell acute lymphocytic leukemia protein 2 translates to MTRKVFTNTRERWRQHNVNTAFAELRKLIPTHPPEKKLSKNEILRLAMRYINFLVQLLESQSGQPAGHSPSALLTFLRGNMEQLHSPPHPWALTSDTEAPSPGSSCDSSEAW, encoded by the coding sequence ATGACCAGAAAGGTGTTCACCAACACGAGGGAGCGCTGGCGCCAGCACAACGTCAACACTGCCTTTGCCGAGCTCCGCAAGCTCATCCCTACCCATCCTCCGGAGAAGAAGCTGAGCAAGAACGAGATCCTGCGCCTGGCCATGCGCTACATCAACTTCCTGGTCCAGCTGCTGGAGAGCCAGAGCGGCCAGCCAGCCGGCCACTCCCCCAGCGCCCTGCTCACCTTTCTCAGAGGCAACATGGAGCAGCTGCACTCCCCTCCTCACCCCTGGGCCCTGACCAGTGACACGGAGGCTCCGTCGCCCGGATCCAGCTGTGACAGCTCTGAGGCCTGGTAG